Proteins from one Amycolatopsis benzoatilytica AK 16/65 genomic window:
- a CDS encoding DMT family transporter — protein MRFGIAARFVALAVVWGASFLFIKVGLQGLSPAQVALARVALGALTIGAILLARKRSLPRDPRLWAHLAVVSVLFCVGPFLLYPWAEQYVSSGLASIFNATTPLLTMLFGAAALPAERLTRPKIAGLLLGFAGVLTLVGVWRGIDLSHEVLAQLACLGATTCYGAAFVYLRKFVSPRCTDPFVVAFGQTGFATLILLATTPLIGAQPVRLNASVVLSMLALGVLGTGLAYAWNTAVAAAWGAANASAVTYLTPVVGVLLGALVHDEPVHWNEPVGAVLVVVGILASHGRLSPARQPVSQQV, from the coding sequence GTGAGATTCGGCATCGCCGCGCGGTTCGTCGCGCTCGCCGTCGTGTGGGGCGCGAGTTTCTTGTTCATCAAAGTGGGCCTGCAAGGGCTCTCCCCGGCTCAAGTGGCGCTCGCCCGGGTGGCACTCGGCGCACTCACCATCGGTGCGATCCTCCTGGCCCGCAAGCGGTCCCTCCCTCGCGATCCCAGACTGTGGGCGCATCTCGCGGTGGTTTCGGTGCTGTTCTGTGTGGGGCCGTTCCTGCTCTACCCGTGGGCCGAGCAGTACGTGTCGTCCGGCCTCGCCAGCATTTTCAACGCCACCACTCCCCTGCTGACCATGCTGTTCGGCGCGGCCGCGCTGCCCGCCGAACGGCTCACCAGACCGAAAATCGCCGGACTGCTCCTCGGATTCGCCGGAGTGCTGACCTTGGTCGGAGTCTGGCGCGGAATCGACTTGAGCCACGAAGTTCTCGCGCAGCTCGCCTGCCTGGGCGCGACCACCTGCTACGGCGCGGCGTTCGTGTATCTGCGCAAGTTCGTGTCGCCGCGCTGCACCGATCCGTTCGTCGTCGCCTTTGGCCAGACTGGCTTCGCCACGCTCATTCTTCTTGCCACCACCCCGCTCATCGGAGCGCAGCCGGTGCGCCTCAACGCCTCCGTGGTGCTTTCGATGCTCGCTCTCGGCGTGCTCGGCACTGGCCTGGCATACGCCTGGAACACCGCTGTCGCGGCCGCCTGGGGCGCGGCCAACGCGTCCGCGGTGACGTACTTGACACCGGTAGTGGGCGTCCTGCTCGGCGCACTGGTCCACGACGAACCGGTGCACTGGAACGAACCGGTCGGCGCGGTGCTCGTCGTGGTCGGCATTCTCGCCTCGCACGGCCGGCTTTCCCCGGCCCGGCAACCGGTCTCGCAGCAGGTCTGA
- the dop gene encoding depupylase/deamidase Dop, translating into MRRIMGTEVEYGIAVPGDATANPVLTSTQVVLAYAAAADIPRARRARWDYEVESPLRDARGFDLTGPGGPGHDPDVEDLGAANVILTNGARLYVDHAHPEYSAPEVTNARDAVIWDKAGERVMEEAALKAATVPGQPPLQLYKNNVDGKGASYGTHENYLMARSTPFTAVIGGLTPFFASRQVMTGSGRVGIGQQSEEAGFQLSQRSDYIEVEVGLETTLKRGIINTRDEPHADADKYRRLHVIIGDANLSEYSTYLKVGTTALVLDLIESGVRFDDLKLDEPVRAVHKISHDPTLKTKVELANGKKLTGLELQFSYHEMVSANLERTGADEASKEVLRVWGEVLDALARDPMECADRLDWPAKLRLLEGYRERDQLAWGAPRLRLVDLQYSDVRMGKGLYNRLVTRGSMKRLVTEEEVQAAITTPPSDTRAYFRGRALEKYATSIAAASWDSVIFDVGRESLVRIPTLEPLRGTKAHVGKLLDAAATAEELVEAITGSD; encoded by the coding sequence ATGCGTCGGATCATGGGAACCGAAGTCGAGTACGGCATCGCGGTGCCCGGGGACGCCACGGCGAACCCGGTGCTCACCTCGACTCAGGTAGTGCTCGCCTACGCGGCGGCGGCGGACATCCCGAGGGCGCGCCGGGCGCGCTGGGACTACGAGGTGGAGTCTCCGTTGCGCGATGCGCGCGGGTTCGACCTGACCGGGCCGGGCGGTCCTGGGCACGACCCGGACGTGGAGGACCTGGGGGCGGCGAACGTCATCCTGACCAACGGGGCGCGGTTGTACGTGGACCACGCGCATCCGGAGTATTCGGCGCCGGAGGTCACGAACGCGCGAGACGCGGTGATCTGGGACAAGGCGGGCGAACGGGTGATGGAGGAGGCCGCGTTGAAGGCGGCCACCGTGCCCGGGCAGCCGCCGTTGCAGCTGTACAAGAACAACGTGGACGGCAAGGGCGCCAGTTACGGGACGCACGAGAACTACCTGATGGCGCGGTCGACGCCGTTCACCGCGGTGATCGGCGGGTTGACGCCGTTCTTCGCGTCGCGCCAGGTGATGACCGGCTCGGGCCGGGTGGGCATCGGGCAGCAGAGCGAAGAGGCGGGGTTCCAGCTCTCCCAGCGGTCGGATTACATCGAGGTCGAGGTCGGGCTGGAGACCACGCTCAAGCGCGGGATCATCAACACCCGGGACGAGCCGCACGCGGACGCGGACAAGTACCGGCGGCTGCACGTGATCATCGGCGACGCGAACCTGTCGGAGTATTCGACGTACCTGAAGGTCGGGACGACGGCGCTGGTGCTGGACCTGATCGAGTCCGGGGTCCGGTTCGACGACCTGAAGCTGGACGAGCCGGTGCGGGCGGTGCACAAGATCAGCCACGACCCGACGCTGAAGACGAAGGTCGAGCTGGCGAACGGGAAGAAGCTGACCGGGCTGGAGCTGCAGTTCTCTTACCACGAAATGGTTTCGGCGAATCTCGAGCGCACCGGCGCGGACGAGGCGTCGAAGGAGGTGCTGCGGGTCTGGGGCGAGGTGCTCGACGCGCTCGCGCGGGATCCGATGGAGTGCGCCGACCGGCTGGACTGGCCTGCCAAGCTGCGGTTGCTGGAGGGGTATCGGGAGCGGGATCAGCTGGCCTGGGGCGCGCCGCGGCTGCGGCTGGTCGACCTGCAGTATTCGGACGTGCGGATGGGCAAGGGCCTGTACAACCGGCTGGTCACGCGGGGTTCGATGAAGCGGCTGGTGACCGAGGAGGAGGTGCAGGCGGCGATCACCACTCCGCCGTCGGACACGCGCGCCTACTTCCGGGGCCGGGCGCTGGAGAAGTACGCGACGTCGATCGCGGCGGCCTCGTGGGATTCGGTGATTTTCGACGTGGGCCGGGAGTCGCTGGTGCGGATTCCGACTCTGGAGCCGTTGCGGGGGACGAAGGCGCACGTCGGGAAGCTGCTGGACGCGGCGGCGACGGCGGAGGAGCTGGTGGAGGCGATCACCGGTTCGGACTAG
- the arc gene encoding proteasome ATPase, with amino-acid sequence MHHDLPGGRREEADPSASGGAGQTPEEQARQIRFLEEEVALLRRRLTDSPRQNRVLEQRLAEASERVSQLTERNTKLVETLREARGQLLALREEVDRLAQPPSGYGVFVTAYEDNTVDVYTAGRKMRVSVSPAVEISSLSRGQALRLNEALTVVEGGDFERTGEVCALREVLDPDVEGASPRALVVGHADEERVVLLADPLAEQPLKPGDSLLVDSKAGYAYERVPKAEVEDLVLEEVPDVRYEDIGGLTRQIEQIRDAVELPFLHAELYQEYQLRPPKGVLLYGPPGCGKTLIAKAVANSLAKKVAQARGDKADGKSYFLNIKGPELLNKFVGETERSIRLIFQRAREKASEGTPVIVFFDEMDSIFRTRGSGVSSDVETTIVPQLLSEIDGVEGLENVIVIGASNREDMIDPAILRPGRLDVKIKIERPDAEGAKDIFSKYLAEGLPIHADDLAEFGGDQKATFDAMIQHTVERMYEESDENRFLEVTYANGDKEVLYFRDFNSGAMIQNIVDRAKKSAIKSVLETKQPGLRVQHLLDAIVDEFAENEDLPNTTNPDDWARISGKKGERIVYIRTLVTGKNQESGRAIDTATNTGQYL; translated from the coding sequence ATGCATCATGACCTTCCCGGAGGTCGGCGCGAGGAGGCCGACCCTTCAGCAAGCGGCGGAGCTGGGCAGACACCTGAGGAACAAGCCCGGCAGATCCGATTTCTCGAGGAGGAAGTGGCGCTGCTGCGCCGCAGGCTCACCGATTCCCCGCGGCAGAACCGCGTTCTCGAACAACGTCTCGCCGAGGCGTCGGAGCGGGTGAGCCAGCTCACCGAGCGGAACACGAAACTCGTCGAAACCCTGCGCGAGGCGCGAGGGCAGCTGCTCGCCCTCCGCGAGGAGGTAGACCGGCTGGCCCAGCCGCCGAGCGGGTACGGGGTGTTCGTCACCGCGTACGAGGACAACACCGTGGACGTCTACACCGCGGGGCGCAAGATGCGCGTCTCGGTTTCGCCCGCGGTGGAGATCTCGTCGTTGAGCCGAGGACAGGCGTTGCGGCTCAACGAGGCGCTCACCGTCGTCGAAGGCGGTGACTTCGAGCGCACCGGCGAGGTGTGCGCGCTGCGCGAGGTGCTCGACCCGGACGTCGAAGGGGCCAGCCCCCGGGCGCTCGTCGTCGGGCACGCGGACGAGGAGCGCGTCGTCCTGCTCGCCGATCCGCTCGCCGAGCAGCCGCTCAAGCCGGGCGATTCGCTGCTGGTGGACTCGAAGGCGGGCTACGCCTACGAGCGGGTGCCGAAGGCGGAGGTCGAAGACCTCGTGCTGGAGGAAGTGCCGGACGTCCGCTACGAGGACATCGGCGGCCTGACCCGGCAGATCGAGCAGATCCGCGACGCCGTGGAGCTGCCGTTCCTGCACGCGGAGCTGTACCAGGAGTACCAGCTGCGCCCGCCCAAGGGCGTCCTGCTGTACGGCCCGCCGGGCTGCGGGAAGACGCTCATCGCGAAGGCGGTGGCGAACTCGCTGGCGAAGAAGGTCGCGCAGGCTCGCGGCGACAAGGCGGACGGCAAGTCCTACTTCCTCAACATCAAGGGTCCGGAGCTGCTGAACAAGTTCGTCGGCGAGACCGAGCGGTCGATCCGGCTGATCTTCCAGCGGGCGCGGGAAAAGGCGTCCGAGGGCACCCCGGTGATCGTGTTCTTCGACGAAATGGACTCGATCTTCCGCACCCGCGGCTCGGGCGTGTCGTCGGACGTGGAAACCACGATCGTGCCGCAGCTGCTGTCGGAGATCGACGGTGTCGAGGGGCTGGAGAACGTCATCGTCATCGGCGCCTCCAACCGCGAGGACATGATCGACCCGGCGATTCTGCGGCCGGGGCGGCTCGACGTGAAGATCAAGATCGAGCGGCCGGACGCCGAGGGCGCGAAGGACATCTTCTCTAAGTACCTGGCCGAGGGCCTGCCGATTCACGCCGACGACCTGGCGGAGTTCGGCGGGGACCAGAAGGCCACCTTCGACGCGATGATCCAGCACACCGTCGAGCGGATGTACGAGGAGAGCGACGAGAACCGGTTCCTGGAGGTCACCTACGCCAACGGGGACAAGGAAGTCCTGTACTTCCGCGACTTCAACTCGGGCGCGATGATCCAGAACATCGTGGACCGGGCGAAGAAGTCGGCGATCAAGTCGGTGCTGGAGACCAAGCAGCCCGGCCTGCGCGTGCAGCACCTGCTGGACGCGATCGTCGACGAGTTCGCGGAGAACGAGGACTTGCCCAACACCACCAACCCGGACGACTGGGCCCGGATCTCCGGCAAGAAGGGCGAGCGGATCGTCTACATCCGCACGCTCGTCACCGGCAAGAACCAGGAATCGGGGCGGGCGATCGACACCGCCACGAACACCGGTCAATACCTGTAA
- a CDS encoding NUDIX domain-containing protein yields MPGSDELVALYDRAGHDIGAVPRSRVRAEGLWHAAGVVLVRSGDGQSVYVHLRTADKDVFPSTWDCWAGGVVAAGETPADCARRELAEELGVHGVEPEPLFTKVYDDGSIRCHNFAYEVRWDGPIRHQPEEIAEGRWIGLAELRDWVFDADRPFIPDGRAGVQEWFRRYG; encoded by the coding sequence ATGCCAGGCAGTGACGAACTCGTTGCGCTATATGACCGCGCCGGCCACGACATCGGCGCCGTCCCGCGCTCCCGCGTCCGCGCCGAAGGACTCTGGCACGCCGCCGGCGTCGTCCTCGTCCGATCGGGCGACGGCCAGTCCGTCTACGTGCACCTGCGCACCGCGGACAAGGACGTCTTCCCGTCCACCTGGGACTGCTGGGCGGGCGGCGTCGTCGCGGCCGGCGAAACCCCGGCCGACTGCGCCCGCCGCGAACTCGCCGAAGAGCTCGGCGTCCACGGAGTGGAACCGGAACCGCTGTTCACCAAGGTCTACGACGACGGCAGCATCCGCTGCCACAACTTCGCCTACGAAGTCCGCTGGGACGGACCGATCCGCCACCAGCCCGAAGAAATCGCCGAAGGCCGCTGGATCGGCCTCGCCGAACTGCGCGACTGGGTCTTCGACGCCGACCGGCCGTTCATCCCAGACGGGCGCGCCGGCGTCCAGGAATGGTTCCGCCGCTACGGCTGA
- a CDS encoding tRNA (adenine-N1)-methyltransferase — protein sequence MSVSGPFRAGDRVQLTDSKGRHYTLTLADGGEYHTHRGGLAHDDLIGRPEGSVVTSAGGSTYLALRPLLPDYVLSMPRGAQVIYPKDAAQIVMWGDIFPGARVLEAGAGSGALTCSLLRAVGPAGQVFSYEIRDDHAEHAERNVAKFFGEKPDNWTLTVADLATHSGEVDRVVLDMLAPWEQLPNVAEHLVPGGVLTVYVATVTQLSRVTESLREQQCWTEPESWETLMRPWHVVGLAVRPDHRMVAHTAFLLTARRLADGTVSPRVSRRPSKGKG from the coding sequence TTGTCGGTCAGCGGACCGTTTCGTGCAGGTGACCGGGTTCAGCTGACGGACTCGAAAGGCAGGCACTACACCCTCACGCTCGCCGACGGCGGCGAATACCACACGCATCGCGGCGGGCTCGCGCACGACGACCTCATCGGCCGTCCCGAGGGGAGCGTGGTGACGTCCGCGGGCGGCAGCACCTACCTGGCGCTGCGGCCGCTCCTGCCGGACTACGTGCTGTCCATGCCGCGCGGCGCGCAGGTGATCTACCCCAAGGACGCCGCGCAGATCGTCATGTGGGGAGACATCTTCCCCGGTGCCCGGGTGCTCGAGGCAGGTGCCGGCTCCGGTGCGCTGACCTGCTCGCTGCTGCGCGCGGTCGGCCCGGCAGGCCAGGTGTTCTCCTACGAGATCCGCGACGACCACGCCGAACACGCCGAGCGCAACGTCGCGAAGTTCTTCGGCGAGAAGCCGGACAACTGGACCCTCACCGTCGCCGACCTGGCGACCCACTCGGGTGAGGTCGACCGGGTAGTGCTGGACATGCTCGCGCCGTGGGAACAGTTGCCGAACGTCGCCGAGCACCTGGTGCCCGGCGGGGTGCTGACGGTGTACGTCGCGACCGTGACCCAGCTGTCCCGGGTTACCGAGTCGCTGCGCGAACAGCAGTGCTGGACCGAACCGGAGTCCTGGGAAACACTGATGCGGCCCTGGCACGTCGTCGGCCTCGCGGTGCGGCCGGACCACCGGATGGTCGCGCACACCGCTTTCCTGCTCACCGCCCGCCGGCTCGCCGACGGCACGGTCTCGCCGCGCGTTTCGCGCCGGCCGAGCAAGGGCAAGGGCTAA
- a CDS encoding ubiquitin-like protein Pup, with translation MAQEKIEKHGGGDSDEELDGAGAAGQERREKLGEDVDTILDEIDDVLEENAEDFVRAYVQKGGE, from the coding sequence ATGGCGCAGGAGAAGATCGAGAAGCACGGCGGCGGAGACTCCGACGAGGAGCTCGACGGCGCGGGTGCGGCGGGCCAGGAGCGTCGGGAGAAGCTGGGCGAGGACGTGGACACGATCCTCGACGAGATCGACGACGTGCTGGAGGAGAACGCCGAGGACTTCGTCCGCGCTTACGTGCAGAAGGGCGGCGAATAG
- the prcB gene encoding proteasome subunit beta — translation MDNTSSGSGFSGPGLPSAYFSPTSSSFADFVRATAPELLPARRVPAGAAELDAPHGTTIVAVAFAGGVLIAGDRRATSGNLIASRDIEKVHVTDAYSAVGIAGTAGLAVEMVRLYAVELAHYEKIEGVSLSLDGKTNKLAGMVKANLEMAMAGLAVVPLFVGYDLEAEDAKHAGRIVSYDAAGGRYEEHAGYASVGSGSLFAKSSLKKLYDPDADVDAAVRTALEALYDAADDDTASGGPDLVRRIFPNVITITAEDGAVALSSEQTGAVAEAVVAGRAERSRHRQS, via the coding sequence ATGGACAACACCTCCTCTGGGTCGGGTTTTTCCGGGCCGGGTCTGCCGTCGGCGTATTTCTCGCCGACTTCGTCGTCTTTCGCGGATTTCGTGCGGGCGACCGCGCCTGAGCTGTTGCCCGCGCGCCGGGTCCCGGCGGGGGCCGCGGAGCTGGACGCGCCGCACGGCACCACGATCGTGGCGGTGGCGTTCGCCGGCGGGGTGCTGATCGCGGGCGACCGGCGGGCGACGTCGGGGAATCTGATCGCGAGCCGGGACATCGAGAAGGTGCACGTCACGGACGCGTACTCGGCGGTGGGCATCGCGGGGACCGCGGGGCTGGCCGTGGAGATGGTCCGGCTGTACGCGGTGGAGCTGGCGCATTACGAGAAGATCGAGGGCGTTTCGCTGTCGCTGGACGGCAAGACGAACAAGCTGGCCGGGATGGTGAAGGCCAATTTGGAGATGGCGATGGCGGGCTTGGCGGTCGTGCCGTTGTTCGTCGGGTACGACCTGGAGGCCGAGGACGCGAAGCACGCGGGCCGGATCGTGTCGTACGACGCGGCGGGTGGGCGGTACGAGGAGCACGCCGGGTACGCGAGCGTCGGTTCGGGTTCGTTGTTCGCGAAGTCGTCGTTGAAGAAGCTGTACGACCCGGACGCGGATGTGGACGCGGCGGTGCGGACGGCGCTGGAGGCGTTGTACGACGCGGCGGACGACGACACCGCGAGCGGTGGGCCGGATCTGGTGCGGCGGATTTTCCCGAACGTCATCACGATCACCGCGGAGGACGGCGCGGTGGCGCTTTCCTCGGAGCAGACCGGCGCGGTGGCTGAGGCGGTGGTGGCTGGGCGTGCGGAGCGCAGCCGTCACCGGCAGAGCTGA
- a CDS encoding aldo/keto reductase, translating into MERIAVGLAALGRPAYLNLGQDLPEVRDVPSMRAATHAVLDAAYAAGVRWVDVARSYGRSEEFLGSWLADRGHQDVTVSSKWGYRYVAGWRVDADVHEVKEHTLPRFREQWAQTQESLAGHVDLYQVHSLTVDSPLFTDRALVDALAELSADGVEVGFSTSGPGQADALRRAFELESGGQPVFSSVQSTWNLLEQSAGPALAEARAAGKRVLVKETLANGRLVAEAPEAVRRIAREHRTGPDAVAVAAVLGQGWAPVAVLGPSSPGQLAENLAAVGLALSGQDWDALGELREDPREYWAHRSHLGWS; encoded by the coding sequence ATGGAGCGCATTGCCGTCGGACTGGCCGCGCTCGGCCGTCCGGCGTACCTCAACCTGGGACAGGATCTGCCCGAAGTGCGGGATGTCCCGTCGATGCGGGCGGCGACGCACGCGGTGCTCGACGCCGCATACGCGGCCGGAGTGCGCTGGGTCGATGTCGCGCGTTCCTACGGCCGTTCGGAGGAGTTCCTCGGCAGCTGGCTGGCCGACCGCGGCCACCAGGACGTCACGGTGTCGAGCAAGTGGGGCTACCGCTACGTCGCCGGCTGGCGGGTCGACGCGGACGTCCACGAAGTCAAGGAACACACGTTGCCGCGGTTTCGCGAGCAATGGGCGCAGACACAGGAGTCGCTCGCCGGGCACGTCGATCTGTACCAGGTCCATTCGCTCACTGTGGACAGTCCACTTTTCACTGATCGGGCGCTGGTCGACGCGCTGGCCGAGTTGTCCGCGGACGGCGTCGAGGTGGGGTTTTCGACGTCCGGGCCCGGGCAGGCGGACGCGCTGCGCCGGGCGTTCGAGCTGGAATCGGGCGGACAGCCGGTGTTCTCGTCGGTGCAGTCCACGTGGAACCTGCTGGAACAGTCGGCCGGGCCGGCGCTGGCCGAGGCACGGGCGGCCGGGAAGCGGGTGCTGGTGAAGGAAACACTGGCGAACGGGCGGTTGGTCGCCGAGGCGCCGGAAGCGGTGCGGCGGATCGCGCGGGAGCACCGGACCGGTCCGGACGCGGTCGCGGTGGCCGCGGTGCTGGGGCAGGGCTGGGCGCCGGTCGCGGTGCTCGGCCCGTCGAGTCCGGGGCAACTGGCGGAGAATCTCGCCGCGGTGGGGCTGGCGCTGTCCGGGCAGGACTGGGATGCGCTGGGCGAACTGCGGGAGGACCCGCGCGAGTACTGGGCGCATCGGTCCCACCTCGGGTGGAGCTGA